A window of Candidatus Bathyarchaeota archaeon genomic DNA:
GGTTTGGCTGTTTTTGGGGGTTGTTAGCTGGTTGTGGCAGCTTCCGCAGGCAGATCGACATGGGGGTTTTTGGCTAAGTCGACTCGATAAGGCTGAACCACAATTTCAACCTACAATTCACAAAACAAACAAGCAACATACAAACCACGCGACGTCTCAGCGTCTACCTCCCCTCCCTTATATAAAGAACAAACCAGTTTTGTTATGGGTTGAACTTTTGAGCTGTCCCAAGCAACTCCTTAACCTTAACATACAACTCTTCAGCCACGGCTTGTTTGTCTCTGTCACCGTCTACTCGAACCAACTCGCCTTTTTCGACGTATTTGAGGTAGACTTCGCGGACTTTCTGCTGCGTCTCAAGCGTCTCCATAACTGACCGCTTACGCTGCAGTCTTTCAATCACCTTCTCAGGCGGCACATCAATAAAGACGCAAAAATCAGGTTGCAGGGCTCTGGCGTTTATGGTTTTTATCCAGTCCAAACTCAACCCTGCACTCCCCTGATACGCCAGCGACGAGTAAACGTAGCGGTCGCAGATGACCAGTTTGCCTTGGTCTAGGGCGGGTTTGAGTTCGGTTTGCATGTGTTCGATGCGGTCGGCTGCGAAGAGGAGGGCTTCAGCTTCGGTTGGGAGACGAGTTTGCTCGTAGAGGCAGCATTCACGGATGAACGTGCCGATTTTGCCCCTGCTGGGTTCAGCTGTGAGCAAAACATCGTAGCTTTTAGAGAGCTTTTCTGCTATGAGTGTGGCTTGGGTGGTTTTTCCGCTGCCGTCTAAGCCTTCGATGACTATGAAAACGCCCTTCTTAACCATACACATCGACCCTGCGTTTTTTAGCGTTACACATTATAGGGAGCTACATAAATAATAACTCTATCAACGAGGCGACACTTGTGCCAAAAGCTTACTGGGGAGAAATCAAAGATCCAGTTCACGGCTACGTATACATAACCGAGCAAGAAAAGAAAATAATCGACACCTACCCCATGCAGCGACTGCGCAGGCTTCGCCAACTTGCAGGTTCCGAGTACGTTTACCCCGGAGCCAACCACACCCGCTTCGAACACAGCTTAGGCGTTATGTTTCTTTCAGGGCAGGTTCTGGTGAACCCCAACATTTCAAAAGTGGTCAGCGACGAGGAAGTGGATATGTGTCGCATCTCTGCGCTTCTGCACGACTGTGGACATGGCCCGTTCTCGCACGTCTTTGAGCACCTTTTAATCAAGGATTTGGAGAAAACCCACGAAGACATAACCTCGTGGATTATCGAGAAAAGCGAAGTCGCCGATCACCTCTCCAAGATGGGTTACAGCCCCAAGGAAGTTGGCGGGTTGGCGGTTGGTAAATTGCACAAAAAGAACCGCGCGTTCCTTGACCAAATCATCAGTAGCGCCGTAGACGTAGACAAGCAGGACTTTATCGTCCGAGACACCTACCACACAGGCGCCGAATACGGCTTCATAGATGTTTACCGCCTCATCCATGCCCTTGATTTGCTGGGGGAAAACTTGGCAGTCGAATTAGGCGCCCTCTCTGCGCTTGAAGCCTTCGTTATCGCCCGCATTGAATCCTTCAAAAGCATCTACTTCCATCGTGTCGGACGGGCAGCGCAGATTATGTTTGCCACAGCTATGGATAAAGCCAACAGTGAACTGGGCTTAACCGCCTTCAAAACCCCTGAAGAGTACCTTGCGTTGGATGATTATACGGTTTGGTCGGCGCTCAAGAAATGCAAGGCATCCAACAAAATCATAAGCGACCTAGAAAACAGGCGGATGCTCAAATGCGCTTATGAGCGGACGTTTTACGAGAAAGACGCCATGATCTCTAACCTGTTTGGGCAAGAGTCGTACCGTAACCAAGTCCGCGGGGAAATCGCTAAGGCGGCAGGCGTAGAATTCGACTCGGTTATAATCGACGTACCCACGGTGCCTTCAGTGCCCTATCACCACGCCGTTCTCATGGAATCCACAGAAATCCCCGTGTTCACTCGCAGCCCCGCAGGCGAAAAGAAACTCCAACGCTTAAGCGAAAGCTCCAAGATTTTCGAAACCCTCAAAGGCTTCATGAACATCCTGCGTGTCTACACTGACCAAGCCAACCGCGCCAAAGTTGAGAAAGCCACCGCGAAGGTTTTGGGCAAGATTCCTTCTTCTGCAAAAATCTCCTTTTAGCTCCCGTTATGCTGTTTCTTAAATACTAGTCCTTGCTTAGGACAATACAAACAGAGTTGTGTTGCGGAGCGAAAACAGATGTCTAACCAGCCCAGTCCAGATGACCGAAAGATAATCAGCGTCAAAATTAAGCGGAAACCCGACCCACCAGCTGAGGAACCTGTGCTGCTTTACTCTAAGCAGGAGATTCGCAGGTTTGTGTCGGAATTTGTTTCCTCATGGATAAGGGGCGACCTCATCATCCGTTTCCCAACCGCGGCTGAGTTGGCGAAAAAGACGCCTCTTAACATCGCTTTCCCAAATGACCCCTCCGTTAGCGCGGAACTTAAAATCAAAGAACACTATGTGGATTTGCTCTCCGTTGTGGCGGGGATTAAGCCTGCTTCGGCGGCTGAGCAGGAGAAAGCCATTGAAGAAGTCTTCAAGATGCTGCTTATGTTCCGAAGCGCCAACCGCATCGAAGGCAAAATACTCTCCAACGACCTCGAAAAGCGGATTGAGAAACTCGAAGAAACCACCAAAAACCAAGCTAAACTTGTGGACCAAATAACGGGCTTCCTCTTTACCCCCAAACCCAACGCTAAGAAAGGCAAACAGAAGAAGCTTGACAGCTAAAACGGTGCGTCTGGAAGGGTAAGGTTTATTCGAGGGAAATTGTATTCTGAGTGTGCTTTCGGACTAAGGTGCGCTCCGGTAGTATAGTCCGGCCAAGTATACCGGCCTTTCGAGTCGGTGACCCGGGTCCAAATCCCGGCCGGAGCACTACAACTTATACCAATTCTTCTACTGGCGCATGTGCTGTGAATAGGTGCATGTTCAGCTGTGTTGGGCTCCTGAAGGTTTTGCCGCAGACTTCGCACACTAACTCGCGGGGTAGGCGGTCGTAGATTTCTTGGCTGAAGGGAGGCTTAGAGGGTTGGTGGAAGGATTCCTCGCTTGAAGAAACAGTAGAACTCAAGTTTGGACACCTCAAGAAATAGCGGGGTTGCTTTGTTTTTAAAGTTGTGTGGTTGCGCGTTGGCAGCAACAAAAACGAAAAAAGGGAAGGGTTTAGGCTGGGGGTTGTTGTTTTCCGCAGTGGGGGCAGAAGGTTGCGTTTTGGTCGACTGGGGCGCCGCAGTAGGGGCAGTAGCGTGAAGCTGTGCTTGAACTGGATGGAGGCGGGTAACCGTACTGTTGCTGAGGTTGGGCGGGTGCTAATTTCATTGAGAAGAAGGCGAGTGCAGCGATTAACCATGCAATCCAAATAAGTACCAAACCTACGAGGATTAAGGTTAGGATTGCACCCCAAAACAGCAGGGTTCCTGCGGTTCGGAAGTTGCTTTCACCTGAACGTTCCGCTAAGGTGTTGAATGCTTTTCTAAAGTTCATCGCCATAAGCAGGTAGAATATGAATGCAATGATCAGTAACACGATGAAGAAGATTATGCCGCCGATTAATGCAAAGGCACCAAGCACTGGAGTGGTGATTAGTCCGCCTAGTAAGTTTAGCAGGGAAAACGCGGAGACAGCGATTATGCCGATGACGCCGAAGATTACGCCTTTGAGTGCGCTTCGGTAGATGCTTTCGTCGCGGTAGTATTCGGATAAGCCTTTCATGCCGATTAAGAGGAGAATTATACCGATTATTCCTAGAGCTGGAACGAAGCTAAGGAACAGCAGTAGGGCACCGATTGCAGCTAACGTTTTGTTTGACTCAACATTGCTCAAATTTAGAATCCTCAACTGATGGCTATGTTTCGAAAAATAAAAGCTTTTGCAGCCAGACACCGCTAACTATATTCAATGAAGATTTGACGGCTTAGCTCAACAGTAAAATAGATGCCCAACATTGAAACTTCCAGGAGCACAACCAAAATGTCAGATACAACTCAATCGGCTTACAGGGAACTTTTAAGCAAATACAAAGATGCCATGGTCCTCTCCACCGCCCAAGGCGTTCTGCACTGGGACATGGAAACCATGATGCCGCCCAAAGCCGTTGAGCAACGCAGCGAACAACTCGCCCTGATGAGTCGCTTGCACCACAAACTAAGCACCGATCCCCAAATCCAAACCCTTCTAACCTCGATACAAGCCAGCCCACAGTACCCGCGAATGGGGCAGGTGGAGAAGCGTAACCTCTACCTCATCGAAAAAAGTTACCGTGAACAGACGGCTTTGCCTGAAAAGCTGGTGGGGGAACTGGCCATGCAGGAAGCCATAACCGTGAATGCTTGGAAGAAGGCCAAAGCCAAAAAAGACTTCGCGCTCTACAAAGCTGACCTCAAAAAACTCTTCGAACTCAGCAAGCAAGCCGCGGAAATCCTCATGAAGGTCAAGGAGACTAAGACGCCGTATGAGGCGTTGATTGACAATTTTGAGCCTAAAATGTCCGCCCAAGCCATCAGCACCACTTTTAGGGAGCTTTTGGCGGGTTTGAAGCCGCTTATCGCCAAAATCGAGGCTTGCCAGACTAAGCCTTCCTCCCAAGTTACCTCGCAGCCTGTGCCTGTGGAGTCGCAGCGGGTTATCGCTCAACTCATAACCCAAACACTCGGCTACGACACTGCTTCAGCTATGGCATGTGGTAGAGTAGACGAAACCGAGCACCCTTTCACTTCAGGCTGCTACGACGACGTCCGCATAACCACCCACTACCACCTAAATAACTACACCAGCTCCATCTTTTCTGTTCTCCACGAAACAGGACACGCCATATACGAACACAACATTAACCCTGAATGGAAGTATCAGCCCGTCGGGGCCCCCTGCTCTTATGGCATACACGAATCCCAATCACGTTTCTACGAGAACATCGTGGGGCGCTCCCGAGAGTTCTGGATGAGTTTTCTGCCGCAGGTGAAGGTGGCGGCTCCTGTTTTGGCGGGCGTGGGCTTAGACGAGTTTGTTAGAGCAGTTAACAGGGTGGAACGCTCCAAGATACGCATCGAAGCCGACGAAGTCACCTACAGCATCCACATTATCATCCGCTTCGAGTTGGAGCGGGACCTCTTCGCAGGCAAAATCGACATCGACGAGTTGCCTTCTGCTTGGAACCAGAAATACCGCGATTACCTCGGCGTGGAAGTGAAAGACGACGCGGAAGGTGTGATGCAGGATACGCATTGGGCCAGCGGTCTCTATGGATACTTCCCCAGCTACGCGTTGGGCAACATCTATGATGGTCAAATCGTCGCCGCAATAGAGCGGGCGCTACCAGAGTGGCGTACCCAGTTGTCGCAGGGGAATCTTGAAAACATAAACCGCTGGCTCAAAGACAACATCCACAGCCGAGGCGACCTCTACGACCCAGAAGAACTAATCAAACAAGCAACAGGAACCACACTGAACGCAAATGCATTCCTCGCCTACCTCAACGAAAAATACAGCGACCTCTATGAATTCTGAGTAACTTGAGGCGGTTGTGGGGTTTCAGTGGCGGGTTTCTTTTTGAGTTCTTTGTAAATATAGAGAACCAAATAGACTGCGACTGAACCGATGAAGAGGTATATGCCTGCGTAGCCGACGAGGGCGTTGTAGGTGTTGGCTCCGATTAAGAAAAGCACAAACCCAAAAATGAATAGACCCAGTAGCGACCAGTCAGTCCACGACATCAGTTTTCCCCGTTTGGTTGGAGCATTCAATGATGCCTTGGGGATATAAAGATTTACAGGGCAGCCGCCGCACCCACAGGAGGCTAAATCGGCAGTTTAGGCCTAAACTGTCCTTCGCCACCTTCAATCAGGCGTCGTTCATCCGACATTTTTATATAAGTAGCAGAGAAAACTCAAAATGAGGATACTCAAATGTCGGGAGTAGACGTTAAAAAACCAGAAAACCGCAACGAACTAATCAAAATAGTTACTGAGGCAGCAAAAAAAGAAGTCAGCGGCAAAGGTAAACCGACAAAACCGACAATCGTCGGATCCGCAAAAGAAATGGGCATTCACAGAGACACCCTTTACTCATGGCTAAAGGAGTTTAATGTCGATTTCAAAGAAATTATCGACAGAGTGCCGACAGTCAGTGACGACACAGACGAATACAGCGGCATCACCTACCTCATAGGGGAAGCTCTTGTCGGAGAAGGAAACGAAGTTGCCCACGTTGACCTTATGATAGGCGACAAAACAGGCCCAGTCGGTCAAGCATTCGCCAACGGCCTAACAACGCTCTCCGCTGGGCACACTCCGCTGTTGGCAGTTATCCGTCCTAATTTGCCGCCTAAACCCCACACGCTTATCGTTCCCAAAGTCACCGTTAAAGACATGGAGGATACTGGCAAAATCTTTGGTCCTGCCCAGGCAGCAGTCGCCAAAGCCATCGCGGATTCAGCTGAGGAAGGCGTAATCCCCACAAGTAAACTCGACGACTGGGTCATCGTTTGCAGCGTCTTTATCCACCCCCAAGCCACGGATTACCGCAAAATCTACCAATACAACTACGGCGCAACCAAGATGGCCCTGCGACGTGCGCTCACGAAGTACCCGTCACTAGACAAAATAAACTACGACAAAGACCGCGCCAAGCACCCAATCATGGGCTTCAAAGTTCCACGCCTATGGAGACCCCCCTACCTCCAAATCGCGCTTGATGCCCCCTCACTGGAAGGCGCCAAGAAAGTCATCGAAGCCTTGCCAGGCAGCGACAGAATAATCCTTGAAGTCGGTACACCGCTTATCAAACGCTACGGCACACGCGTCATCGGTGAACTCCGAGCTGTAGCTAAAGACAAATTCATAATCGCAGACCTCAAAACCCTTGACGTAGGGAAAGTTGAAGCAGACATCGCCTACGAGGACACCGCAGATGCTGTTGTCGCGGCAGGTTTAGCTCCTCCAGAAACCGTCGATGCAACAGTCCAGGAAGCCAAACGCTTAGGCATCTACGCTGTTGTAGATATGCTCAATGTGGACGACGTTTTAGCTAAATTGAAGTCACTTAAAGAGTTCCCAGACATCGTCATCTTACACCGAGGCATCGACCAAGAAACAGGCAGAAGCTGTGGTTTAGAACGCATACAAATCATCCGCAAAGCGTTCCCCAACAAGAAATTCTTAATCGCAGTCGCAGGCGGCATCGTTCCC
This region includes:
- a CDS encoding HD domain-containing protein, yielding MPKAYWGEIKDPVHGYVYITEQEKKIIDTYPMQRLRRLRQLAGSEYVYPGANHTRFEHSLGVMFLSGQVLVNPNISKVVSDEEVDMCRISALLHDCGHGPFSHVFEHLLIKDLEKTHEDITSWIIEKSEVADHLSKMGYSPKEVGGLAVGKLHKKNRAFLDQIISSAVDVDKQDFIVRDTYHTGAEYGFIDVYRLIHALDLLGENLAVELGALSALEAFVIARIESFKSIYFHRVGRAAQIMFATAMDKANSELGLTAFKTPEEYLALDDYTVWSALKKCKASNKIISDLENRRMLKCAYERTFYEKDAMISNLFGQESYRNQVRGEIAKAAGVEFDSVIIDVPTVPSVPYHHAVLMESTEIPVFTRSPAGEKKLQRLSESSKIFETLKGFMNILRVYTDQANRAKVEKATAKVLGKIPSSAKISF
- a CDS encoding C2H2-type zinc finger protein; this translates as MSSTVSSSEESFHQPSKPPFSQEIYDRLPRELVCEVCGKTFRSPTQLNMHLFTAHAPVEELV
- the tmk gene encoding dTMP kinase: MVKKGVFIVIEGLDGSGKTTQATLIAEKLSKSYDVLLTAEPSRGKIGTFIRECCLYEQTRLPTEAEALLFAADRIEHMQTELKPALDQGKLVICDRYVYSSLAYQGSAGLSLDWIKTINARALQPDFCVFIDVPPEKVIERLQRKRSVMETLETQQKVREVYLKYVEKGELVRVDGDRDKQAVAEELYVKVKELLGTAQKFNP
- a CDS encoding bifunctional 5,6,7,8-tetrahydromethanopterin hydro-lyase/3-hexulose-6-phosphate synthase, producing the protein MSGVDVKKPENRNELIKIVTEAAKKEVSGKGKPTKPTIVGSAKEMGIHRDTLYSWLKEFNVDFKEIIDRVPTVSDDTDEYSGITYLIGEALVGEGNEVAHVDLMIGDKTGPVGQAFANGLTTLSAGHTPLLAVIRPNLPPKPHTLIVPKVTVKDMEDTGKIFGPAQAAVAKAIADSAEEGVIPTSKLDDWVIVCSVFIHPQATDYRKIYQYNYGATKMALRRALTKYPSLDKINYDKDRAKHPIMGFKVPRLWRPPYLQIALDAPSLEGAKKVIEALPGSDRIILEVGTPLIKRYGTRVIGELRAVAKDKFIIADLKTLDVGKVEADIAYEDTADAVVAAGLAPPETVDATVQEAKRLGIYAVVDMLNVDDVLAKLKSLKEFPDIVILHRGIDQETGRSCGLERIQIIRKAFPNKKFLIAVAGGIVPETAKEALELGADILIVGRYVTQSRDVERAVREFLELTPAMREDIDLYRVHTE
- a CDS encoding carboxypeptidase M32; this translates as MSDTTQSAYRELLSKYKDAMVLSTAQGVLHWDMETMMPPKAVEQRSEQLALMSRLHHKLSTDPQIQTLLTSIQASPQYPRMGQVEKRNLYLIEKSYREQTALPEKLVGELAMQEAITVNAWKKAKAKKDFALYKADLKKLFELSKQAAEILMKVKETKTPYEALIDNFEPKMSAQAISTTFRELLAGLKPLIAKIEACQTKPSSQVTSQPVPVESQRVIAQLITQTLGYDTASAMACGRVDETEHPFTSGCYDDVRITTHYHLNNYTSSIFSVLHETGHAIYEHNINPEWKYQPVGAPCSYGIHESQSRFYENIVGRSREFWMSFLPQVKVAAPVLAGVGLDEFVRAVNRVERSKIRIEADEVTYSIHIIIRFELERDLFAGKIDIDELPSAWNQKYRDYLGVEVKDDAEGVMQDTHWASGLYGYFPSYALGNIYDGQIVAAIERALPEWRTQLSQGNLENINRWLKDNIHSRGDLYDPEELIKQATGTTLNANAFLAYLNEKYSDLYEF
- a CDS encoding DUF996 domain-containing protein, whose product is MSNVESNKTLAAIGALLLFLSFVPALGIIGIILLLIGMKGLSEYYRDESIYRSALKGVIFGVIGIIAVSAFSLLNLLGGLITTPVLGAFALIGGIIFFIVLLIIAFIFYLLMAMNFRKAFNTLAERSGESNFRTAGTLLFWGAILTLILVGLVLIWIAWLIAALAFFSMKLAPAQPQQQYGYPPPSSSSTASRYCPYCGAPVDQNATFCPHCGKQQPPA